From the Salarias fasciatus chromosome 5, fSalaFa1.1, whole genome shotgun sequence genome, the window CCCTGAGGTGGGCacgactccgggtttcaaatcgccgtcttgcgaaggtaatcctgcctacagcacctttaaattccCCATCTTTTTCATGCTGAAGCCCCTCAAATATTAAACTTTACgaccaaaacaacacaaacaaggaTCCCAGAATCTGGGTGTTTAGTGACTAAACACCTTGTTtaggcagcaaaaaaaaaactgaatataatTTTAAAACCCTGCAGAATTGTACATATATCAAGGCATCCTCTGCATGCCAGGTCTGTGTTTTGGGAGATGATTTGGGAATTGTACCCACAGCCATTTCCTTGGACTCTTGTCCTTCAACCTAAACTATATCAAAACATGCTAACTTATCCTCaatcttgtttttcctttcccccTCAAGAACGAGCCCATCTGAGCATTTTCTCCACAAATTTTAATGTGAATAACAGACAACAACATCATTTCCACTTGGAAcaaacagtttgaggaaaataaaagaaatcgaCGAGAAAAAGTTTGACGAAAGCCGGCGGATCGTCTCTCTCAGCTCAGCAGTCTGTGAAGAAGGGAAACTGGGGTTAGTGTGTGTGATCCTCAGTGTCTGAGCTCTCTGGAGTGTGTTTGCGTTTACCGGGGCCTGGAGGCGGTCCCGCGCACGCCGCTGTAGCCACGGTCACTCCGGATCGACGTGAGGCGTTCTTTATAGGTCCCTTGGTAGACGTCCGGCCGGCGCTCCACGTAGCTCTGGGCTCTGTGGAGGCAGCGGGTCGGGCGTTAGAGCGAGTCTctctggacgagctgcagctgaaacGTTCTCTTCTCACCCCAGACGCTTGCCCATAATGGTCTGAAGGAACTTCCTGGCGGAGATCTGTCCCAGGACCTTCCTGTAGCTGTTGGTGAAGATGGCGTGGGCGTGGCGTCCCGAGCTGGAAGCACAAGACTGTTGATCCGACGCCGCTCTGACAAACTCTCATCAGGAAGTCAATTCACAACACGAAAACGACGGAAGTGACGTCGATTTTACAGGGCCCAGACCAAATCCAGACCGAGACCAGAGAatctcaagaccaagactttgagGATCCGGGACCAATTCAAGACCGTGAAAATCTTGTCTTGGGTATTAGAACACTATTTGGTGCCAGGCTGTCTGATCACACGCCATCGTATGAAGACAAATTCAACATACTTCACTTCATCCCACCAGCTGGAAATGGGACATTTCCAACATAACGCCATCACACTACAAACTCTTCAATCTGCCCGGAATTTACCTCAAACACACCATGAACGTTGGCTGACGTTGACTAAGCCAGCACATGATCAGTCCTGAGAAAGAGGCCAAAGCTGAATCAATATATTTTGACTAGGATTACTAGGATACTAGGGAAATACCCTAAATATCAGCAGCCTATCAGATGATGAgtctggtgtcaaattacacgcTGTCAGTTTTGGATCAGGGCAGAGTTGTGGTTGTTGGAAGGGGGAAACCTCCTGGCAGTAAATCCTTCAGATCTTTATATTTTTAAAGGTGGTGTGGTTTGGTGTGGGCGTGGCGGTACCGACCGCAGCTCTGCTCGCTCCCGGGCTGGACGACGGTCCGGATCCTTCACTGAGGACGTCATCAGGATGGACGTGTCCCTCCGGCCAAACCTGAGGAACAcccgccaacacacacaacacaacgcacACGAAGCCCGGCATGAAGGGAATCAGACTCAAACGCTCACGTAACCCAAAAACAAACGGAGGAATCCTGATGTGACTTAATGGTTTGTGAGGCAGGACTTCTTGTGAGTCTGATGACTCCCTCCCTGCTTCCTAATCTGGCATGTTCTGCAGCGTGGATGTAACACGGTGACTAATGCAGACATCTTGACCCTCGTTAGCATCACAAATGCAGAGGACAAAACCGGGTCGTGCAAAACAAGCCGAGAGGCTGGAAGCTTCAGCAAGTAAAACCCATCAACCTGCAATgtgtttcattcaaatctgaCATCCTGTCCTTCCACTTCAGCTGCTCTTGTGACATTAAAGACATTTCGGAGATGAACTTCTTCTCTGAGGAGATTCCTGGATGTGATGTGTGAGAACGGCGGCGATCCCCTCACCTGATGGACGGGTCCAGCAGGGAGCCTGAAGACGACgccagcaggcagcagagcagcagcagagcggctttccccatcatcatcaccaccacggCCGGTCCTGGGGAGATTACAGAGGAGACACGACCAGCTCCATCagtgacaggaggaggaaggtgctgAGAGAGAACACTTTTCTATCTGTCTGCACAGGTGGCCTGAGTGGAGTGTCAGGAATCAGTGATCTTCAGTCTGCTTCACCTGGATGTTCTGATGAGTTCCTCTTCACTCTGCGCCTCCTGCTCTCATCGTCTCCCAGCGAGCGAGCCACGGCGCCGTCTCTGCAGCCGAGAGCTCACTTTATAACCAACATGTGGCTCCCTGGCACTCCCCCTGCacacatcctctctctctctctctctctctctctctctctctctctctctgattcaCACTCTACTTTAATGAGATTTCTACACTGTAATGAAACATCTAATGAAATACTTTTTTCTCTACAAACCGCAGAATTGCAATAAGCTCAATGTTTCAAAAGTATAAAATATGATTTTCTTATAAcacatttatataaaaaattttcacttgttacaatattttgttaaaacactgaatcaaattgaatgatgatgatgaacaaTAATTTTCCTCAGAAATGAATCAATGATTGAATTAGTTAATGAATGAACTTAAAtgattttccaccaaaaaaaaaatttcaaggcaaatttattttgaataaagtAGAATAATACATATACTAGAGAAATTCTTCAGAATGGAATAGTATGAATAGACAATGTTACTATAAAATGAAATTGAGTGAAATATTGAATAGCAACATGTGTATGGATTGAGGCTACAGAAAGACTGGAAtctccagaaaaacacaaagaaagctATTTATCAAGAAAAGTTAATAACATGGAGCAGCTTTCAGACACAAGGCAATCCACAGTACCAGATAAGAAGTGGATGGATAatgacagatagatagatagatagatagatagatagatagatagatagatagatagatagatagatagatagatagataggtgttagcatttctttctgtctttcaaacatttttgcAAACACTATTTTTAAAGCCATTGCTTACTGATTTGTCtcctttaaaatgaacaatatTTAGAACACTTCGATTTCTGCAACATTTGTGTCactcacaaaaaataaaaactcacctTTAATTGCATTTTCCGGTTTTTTTCGACGAGGTCGTTATACATAGACAAACGATCAGGAAAAAAACTCTAATTAAATTTTGAATAATCATAAATTATGGAACGAGCTGTTATCGTCTACTGTGTGCGTCCACAGGTTTGTTTCACAATTTTTGTCATTAGAAACATTCAGGTTGATTGTTGCAAGATAAAAGTGTCTTCCTAGCACTATTTTTCAAGTCATTACTCTactatgttttcttcttctttaaatttAGTTGTGTTGTGACTTAAATGAATCTAATCGAAGTATCACTTTGAGAGGCGGAACCCTGCTTCACGTCGACGTTTCCACGCGGAGCTAGAAAATAGACGTACCCAGGGAATGTCTGAGAACACGGACCTGGACGTTGATTCAAGAGAATTCAGGCTAACCACGTCCGGTTTTGTCGACTACGTCCTTCTGTATCGAATGTcgatcagaagaaaaaaaaaaaggtaatcaCCATTACAAATGAGGAAACAGACTGTTGTCGTTTACCAGTCGGATTTGTTGCTCAAGTTTTAGTGATTATACACGCAAAAGTTTAGGTTGATTGTTGCaagataaaaacatatttttcttcttcatcgGCATGGCTGTTGGCTGCGATATTTCCACCATTCTACACAATGCAAAATAACTAAGGCTAACAGCTGAGAATGATGACGAGAGGAAAGGGAATGTCATTAACGACGTTATTCTTCCGTTATGTTGATAAaatgtgcttctgttttttttttccttgctgaTTGCATTGTTTAAGGTTTTTGTTTCTAAGTTCTACACATCGGTTATTCGTAGAATTTATAGGATAGGCACAAATAAGCGTCAGCCTAAGTGGACAGCATTTTTTTAccatttgtattttctgttttgaaattcGACCAGAAACTTTCCTCCGCTCATTAAAACAATAACTGatatatttattattgttaaaagtcatgtctaccttaaaaaaaataatagacgCCAGGAAACCTAATATTTATTCTGTTTCTTTCCGTTTTGTCTCGAAATGCTCATTTGACTGTCATATAATCGTCATTAATTTCAGAACGCGATCATATGATACGAACAGCGAAGGGGATAGAGGGATTTCTCTTGACGTTCATTCATCTTTGTCCCCTCATGCGGTTCCTGTTGTGTGACATTTCTGCACTTCGCTGTTTGATTCGAACTCATTCAACACAGACTTTATCCCCTCACAAAATGTTTGTTCCTGGCCACTGGTGAAGTGTGTTATCTGAAGTAATCacaggagcaggaagtgatggagctCCTGAGGACTTTAACGCCACTGTTTACCGCCCAGAGGTTACCTGTCAGGTGTGTGCAGCTCAGATTAAACTcctcacagaggaggagagatgacTTCAGGGGACACATGTCCTCTGGTCCCAACTTCCAGGACTTCATCCGAGGACTTCCTCACTCTCAGAGATCTGCAGAGGAACATCTCACAGAGCCACATGACTACCTGAGTGAAGATCTGCACATGGGGAACTCCAGGAAAGGTCAGTGTGCAGAGCTGAGGGAGCATCTGCAGAGCTGAAGCTATTTGACTGATTGATGGTTTTTCTGCAGTATATTTCGAAACCTATGGATGTCAGATGAATGTCAGCGACACACAGATCGCCTGGTCCATCCTGCAGAAGAAGGGCTATCAACGCACAGCTTCCTTAAATGAGGTGCAGCTGGATTGCAAGGAGAGTTTCAGATTTCTGTGTCACCTGTTTCAGGTTAAATAacctcaggtgtgtgtttgtgtgtgtgtgtttgcaggccgATGTTGTTCTTCTGGTAACGTGCTCCATAAGGTGAGAGGTCGCTCCCCACAACTGGGAAACAATCCCAGGATGATGCTCTATATTCTggctgttagaggaggaagatgctctatactgtGGATGTTAACTCAGTAACTGAACTGTTTCTGAACAGAGAAAAGGCTGAACAGACTATTTGGAAccgcctgcagcagctcacGGCCATGAAGAGGAAGCGAGTGAAGAGCCAGACGCCCATGAAAATCGGGATCTTAGGTAAGAGTGTGCAGGACGGCGTGTTTCCCACGCCGGCGCCGCTCTGAGCTGACGCTCTCTGTGCAGGCTGCATGGCGGAGAGGCTGAAGACCGAGCTCCTGGAGCGGGAGAAGCTGGTGGACGTGCTCGCCGGGCCCGACGCGTACCGGGACCTCCCGCGCCTCCTGACGGTGGCCGACGGAGGCCAGCAGGCGAGCAACGTGCTGCTGTCGCTAGAGGAGACGTACGCCGACGTCATGCCCGTGCACCACGCCCCCCGAGGAAACAGCGCCTTCGTGTAGGTTTGATGAATTCCATTCCTATGTATTTAAAGGACCatatttttccatatttattACATAATATCAGCATCATGCCCACTATGACCCATCTTTATCTCCTTCATCTCTCTCACggtttctcacacactctgacgTTTCccttttcgtgtgtgtgtgtttcagctccatCATGCGAGGCTGCGACAACATGTGCAGTTACTGCATCGTCCCGTTCACTCGCGGCCGGGAGAGAAGTCGACCCGTCGGCTCGGTTCTGGAGGAGATCCGAGTTCTCTCTGACCAGGTGGAGTTCATCTAACAGCGCCATCCACCAGGGACACACACCACCCGGCCGTGGGAGTGTGTGTTATCGGAATCACCCATCGCTGGCTTTCACGCGGACAGAGTTGTACAAAAAGCAACAGTCTATAAATTCATTTAAGAAATTCAGAGAATGTCTGCagtcgagagagagagaagagttttgCAGTGCTTGatagaaaaagataaagaaataaaaatgaagcgTGGATCAGTCAGGGGTCAACGCTGTGTAAACTCTTTCAAACCCGCGGAGCAACTGCTTGACGCTCCTTTTCACGACTCTCTCGACCAGCCTGATCCTCCAACGCCTCCTGtcagaaacagaagcaaaaaCTAAAGAGGAACAGCCTCCAGTGCAATATAATGTTTAAAATGAGATATTTCAAGTGACCGTTTTCATATAGAAATCATCTATTATGAAAAACAAGCTGTTGTAATTGTTCTTGAGTCGTCTAATTAAAATCTTTAGAGCAACGCATTAAAATGCCATTAGAAGGCCTAATATTCGACTGGCTGATCTCTGCAGAAACCCTGTGGTAAGCTGTTTCAGGATTTACACCACAGTGTTGATAAAATGCTAATTAAATACACAATTTTATAGATGGGTTTAAAAATGGctcttttcaccttttttgaTAATCTTGCGGTAAATTTGTAACATTCAGTGGTCTCTCTGTCAATGTTAAGCTGTGAGCTTCAGTGCgtaaaatgcaaacaaaaagacattttcctaTTGAATTTGTGTCGCGTATagagtgaaaatgtgtgttgatATTTGAAAACAACCAAACATGGTGCGGTAATGTGTACCATTTGCTAATATTAGCATAAAAAAATAAGTATCAATTACTTTGTAAGAGTCTTGGGAATTGTGAAGTGAAGATTTCAAGTTGACTAGTGTAATCCCAAACAGCGTTGCAGTTCCACTTCTCACCACTTGATGGTGTAgtgagttgatcttttctgtcGTCTTCTCTGAAGCTAAACGGACTCCTCACTGTGATGTTGTCGTGAATTGTTGCTCCGTATCCCCAGACTGTGGTTTCATGGACTCGCTGTTTGCTGTTCAGGGTGTGAAGGAGGTGACGCTGCTGGGTCAGAACGTGAACAGCTACCGGGACACGTCCCAGGAGAGCTTCTGCGACTCGGCGCCCACCAAGCTGAGCCGCGGCTTCAAGACCGTCTACCACTCGAAACGGGGCGGTCTGCGGTTCTCCGACCTGCTGGACCAGGTGTCGCGCATCGACCCCGACATGAGGATCCGCTTCACCTCGCCTCACCCCAAAGATTTTCCTGACGAGGTTCGAAATAACCGTCCGAACGCTTCCTCAGGGCGGACGGCTCTGAAGTTCTCAGAGCGGATGTTGacttctgcaggttctgcatcTGATCGCGGATCGGGCGAACATCTGTAAGCAGATCCACCTGCCCGCTCAGAGCGGAAGCAACCGGGTGCTGCAAGCAATGCGTCGTGGGTAAGATGTCgtttcaaaaaacacacattccaaGTAATTCAATCTGTAAAAGTCTAAACTATTTAAACAGATACACCAGAGAGGCCTACCTGGACCTGGTCGACAACATCAAGAAAATCATCCCAGGTACTGTAATCTGGTTCAGtgagaataattaaaaaaagacatttccttaAAGTGTTTTAAACTCTGTGTCAGATGTGAGTCTGAGCAGCGACTTCATCTCCGGTTTCTGTGGTGAAACGGAGGACGACCACCAGCAGACGCTCTCTCTGATCCGAGCGGTGGGCTTCAACGTGGGATTCCTCTTCGCCTACAGCATGCGGAAGGTCCGCGACTGTTTCTTCTTCGCTGGCTGCCCGGGGCTTTAGAAGCACGGTTTCACCGTTTCTGATGTCGCCCTGTCAGAAAACGCACGCCTTCCACCGGCTGAACGACGACGTGCCCGCCGAGGTGAAGCAGCGCCGCTTAGCCGAGTGCATCGACGTCTTCAGAGAGGAAGCCCTGAAGGTCAACGCCGCGCTCGTCGGCAGCACGCAGCTCGTCCTGGTGGAGGGAGTGAGTAGCGCACACACATCTACACGCCGTGATCTGCCGTCCTGCAGTCTCACTTTTTGTTTGCTCGTTTTGTGTTCAGGACAGTAAAAGATCTGCCGAGGATCTTTGTGGGCGGACCGACGGCAACATGAAGGTGATTTTCCCCAAAGAAGACGTTCCTGGTCGGAACGCCGAGTCCAGCAAGGCTCCCATCAGCGCTGGAGACTACGTGCTGGTGCAGGTAGGTCACGGTGGAAAAGTGCTagataagtgaaatccattcaacatttcataatttcagtttttagtgGAATTTGTCCCTCATATTTTCATGTCTTGGGTGTTTCAGATCTCTTCAGCCAGTTCCCAGAGCCTGAGAGGTCGAGCGCTCGGTCACAGCCGCCTGAGAGACGCCGTGCCCGGACTCAGACCTGGCGACCTCGTGACCCTGGGCACTGCCATGACAGAAAACTCCTGAGAAATGCTTGTTATGTGAACCCTCctctttttatttaaaactgtgctgctgtgatgagaaataaaaacatttaattttgtGACTCTCAACAAAATATCACAAATTTATTGTAATATCAGCATGAACGATGTACACATCGCCTCTTAATATAAGTCACAAGACTGGGCAAATATCTATCAAAAAGCAGAACTTAAAGTCCACAAAATACAGGAAGTCATAAAAATTTTAACTAATGTTTGATGGCTCCGATTATTCACTTCCTCTTGGTCACAGTTGAAAAATCAGAACCACAACTACaaacgaaacaaaaacaaaagttagCAAGCTGCCCTGTTTATGAAATGCTGCCGGTAGAAACTAAGACACAGACTTTAGAAtattaattaaagaaataagTCCAGGTAG encodes:
- the ghrh gene encoding somatoliberin, with amino-acid sequence MSLMSQEQLKWKDRMFGRRDTSILMTSSVKDPDRRPARERAELRSGRHAHAIFTNSYRKVLGQISARKFLQTIMGKRLGAQSYVERRPDVYQGTYKERLTSIRSDRGYSGVRGTASRPR
- the cdk5rap1 gene encoding mitochondrial tRNA methylthiotransferase CDK5RAP1, producing the protein MELLRTLTPLFTAQRLPVRCVQLRLNSSQRRRDDFRGHMSSGPNFQDFIRGLPHSQRSAEEHLTEPHDYLSEDLHMGNSRKVYFETYGCQMNVSDTQIAWSILQKKGYQRTASLNEADVVLLVTCSIREKAEQTIWNRLQQLTAMKRKRVKSQTPMKIGILGCMAERLKTELLEREKLVDVLAGPDAYRDLPRLLTVADGGQQASNVLLSLEETYADVMPVHHAPRGNSAFVSIMRGCDNMCSYCIVPFTRGRERSRPVGSVLEEIRVLSDQGVKEVTLLGQNVNSYRDTSQESFCDSAPTKLSRGFKTVYHSKRGGLRFSDLLDQVSRIDPDMRIRFTSPHPKDFPDEVLHLIADRANICKQIHLPAQSGSNRVLQAMRRGYTREAYLDLVDNIKKIIPDVSLSSDFISGFCGETEDDHQQTLSLIRAVGFNVGFLFAYSMRKKTHAFHRLNDDVPAEVKQRRLAECIDVFREEALKVNAALVGSTQLVLVEGDSKRSAEDLCGRTDGNMKVIFPKEDVPGRNAESSKAPISAGDYVLVQISSASSQSLRGRALGHSRLRDAVPGLRPGDLVTLGTAMTENS